From Demequina lutea, a single genomic window includes:
- the fabI gene encoding enoyl-ACP reductase FabI: MGILEGKNILVTGVLTEGSIAFDVARLCQEQGATVLLTGVGRTLKVTQAMGRRLPVEAQAVELDVTNPEQLATLADAVREHVPHLDGVVHSIGYAPGSVLGGNFMTGQWDDVAVAMHISAYSLKALAGATLPLMTGGGSIVGLTFDGRYAWPVYDWMGVAKSAFEAVSRYLARDLGPLGIRCNLVSAGPLKTTAALHIPGFDQMEGKWDGRAPLGWDSSDTVPAAKAVTALLSDWFPATTGEMIHVDGGVHAMGQ, translated from the coding sequence ATGGGCATTCTTGAAGGCAAGAACATTTTGGTCACCGGAGTACTCACGGAGGGGTCGATCGCGTTTGACGTGGCGCGCTTGTGCCAGGAGCAGGGCGCGACCGTGCTGCTGACCGGCGTCGGGCGCACGCTCAAGGTGACGCAGGCGATGGGCCGCAGGCTTCCCGTCGAGGCGCAGGCCGTCGAGTTGGATGTGACCAACCCCGAGCAGCTCGCGACCCTCGCCGATGCGGTGCGTGAACACGTTCCTCACCTCGACGGTGTGGTGCACTCGATCGGCTACGCGCCCGGATCGGTTCTTGGCGGCAACTTCATGACGGGCCAATGGGACGATGTCGCCGTCGCGATGCACATCTCGGCGTACTCCCTTAAGGCCCTGGCCGGCGCGACGCTGCCGCTCATGACTGGCGGCGGATCAATTGTCGGTCTGACGTTCGACGGCCGCTATGCGTGGCCCGTGTACGACTGGATGGGTGTGGCCAAGTCGGCGTTCGAGGCCGTCAGCCGCTACCTTGCACGCGACCTTGGCCCTCTGGGCATTCGGTGCAACCTCGTTTCAGCGGGCCCGCTCAAGACCACGGCCGCCCTGCACATCCCAGGCTTCGACCAGATGGAGGGCAAGTGGGACGGCCGTGCGCCGCTTGGTTGGGACTCGAGTGACACGGTTCCCGCAGCGAAGGCTGTCACGGCTTTGCTCAGTGACTGGTTCCCCGCCACCACTGGCGAGATGATTCACGTCGATGGCGGCGTGCACGCCATGGGTCAGTAG
- the fabG gene encoding 3-oxoacyl-ACP reductase FabG produces the protein MTRHVVVTGANRGIGRAIAEAFVANGDTVSTIYRGGDLPDGVTGAVADVTDTAAVNAAFDELEAAHGRVRVLIANAGITRDGLLMRMSDEDFESVIDVNLTGTFRTVRRAVNSMMREKYGRIVLIGSVVGLMGNPGQVNYSSSKSALVGMARSITREVGSRGITANVIAPGFITTDMTAELAADVVKQYEATIPARRFGAASEVAAAAVFLASDAAGYVSGAVLPVDGGLGMGH, from the coding sequence ATGACTCGACACGTGGTAGTGACAGGAGCAAACCGCGGCATCGGCCGTGCCATCGCCGAGGCCTTCGTGGCGAATGGCGACACGGTCTCGACGATCTACAGGGGCGGGGACCTTCCCGACGGCGTGACGGGAGCCGTCGCGGACGTGACGGACACCGCTGCCGTCAATGCGGCATTCGACGAACTCGAGGCGGCGCACGGACGGGTGCGGGTGCTCATCGCGAACGCGGGCATCACGCGCGACGGGCTGCTCATGCGCATGTCCGACGAGGATTTCGAGTCCGTCATCGACGTCAATCTCACGGGCACGTTCCGCACCGTCCGCCGCGCCGTCAACTCGATGATGCGCGAGAAGTACGGCCGCATCGTGCTGATCGGCTCGGTGGTAGGTCTCATGGGAAACCCCGGTCAGGTCAACTACTCATCGTCCAAGTCGGCGCTCGTCGGGATGGCGCGGTCGATTACCCGCGAGGTGGGATCCCGCGGGATCACCGCGAACGTCATTGCGCCAGGCTTCATCACGACCGATATGACGGCGGAGCTTGCCGCGGACGTCGTCAAGCAATACGAGGCCACGATCCCGGCCAGGCGTTTCGGCGCGGCAAGCGAGGTCGCTGCGGCTGCGGTCTTTTTGGCGTCCGATGCGGCAGGCTATGTCTCCGGCGCGGTGTTGCCGGTCGACGGCGGCCTGGGCATGGGCCACTGA
- a CDS encoding SURF1 family protein, whose protein sequence is MTATSDRETHPTVRPAAYAPRRIALTVVIVLALMAIGLVAGRWQWGRYETKSHALHAQQAATGLPTVPLESIMTTADTGPGAADWRKVTVTGVIDQKDLVQLRGRTIDTNATIQYLAWIHTSPKGQAVLLNLGWTSRTEPTAPSIPSGVVTVTGTVRAFDSDNGRPGTRITPAQMSGANGNILAAYLMVDSACGGSGCLDGVAPVPLPELSLGPHLSYAMQWWLLLVASAPVGVWLTVRDAHLERERLGGNGAPVPEEQKKDVEVEALRRPAKRTRPSDEDIEDAL, encoded by the coding sequence GTGACCGCCACTTCCGACCGCGAGACACACCCAACCGTGCGTCCCGCCGCTTACGCGCCGCGCCGAATCGCGCTGACCGTTGTGATCGTTCTTGCGCTCATGGCAATCGGCTTGGTGGCGGGGCGGTGGCAGTGGGGCCGCTACGAAACGAAGTCGCACGCTCTTCACGCCCAGCAGGCGGCGACCGGACTGCCCACGGTTCCGCTCGAGTCGATCATGACGACTGCCGACACGGGTCCGGGAGCTGCCGACTGGCGCAAGGTGACGGTCACGGGAGTGATTGATCAGAAGGATCTGGTGCAGTTGCGCGGCCGCACGATCGACACCAACGCGACGATCCAGTATCTCGCCTGGATTCACACGTCCCCAAAGGGTCAGGCGGTGTTGCTGAATCTCGGATGGACGTCCCGGACCGAGCCGACCGCTCCCAGCATTCCCTCCGGGGTGGTCACCGTGACCGGAACCGTGCGCGCGTTTGATTCAGACAACGGCAGGCCAGGCACCCGCATCACCCCCGCGCAAATGAGCGGCGCCAACGGCAACATCCTCGCCGCATACCTGATGGTCGATTCCGCTTGCGGGGGCAGCGGCTGCCTTGACGGCGTAGCGCCGGTGCCACTTCCTGAGCTGTCCTTGGGCCCCCACTTGAGCTATGCCATGCAATGGTGGCTCTTGCTCGTGGCGTCGGCCCCCGTCGGCGTGTGGCTCACGGTCCGCGACGCGCACCTCGAACGCGAACGCCTCGGCGGTAACGGTGCGCCCGTTCCCGAAGAGCAAAAGAAGGATGTCGAGGTCGAGGCTCTCCGCCGCCCTGCGAAACGCACTCGCCCGAGCGACGAAGATATCGAGGACGCGCTCTAG
- a CDS encoding ABC-F family ATP-binding cassette domain-containing protein encodes MRIGARVLLHPATFTIGKGDRVGLVGRNGAGKTTLTKILAGESLASHGSVTHKGTVGYLPQDPRTGDLEQRALDRILAARDLEEIIAKLRDAENGMASGDPKVAERAMDRYPKVEERFRAAGGYAAESEAARIAANLGLDERVLGQPVGTLSGGQRRRVELARILFSDAETLLLDEPTNHLDADSIVWLRNFLSNYPGGLIVISHDVELVRQVVTKVFHLDANRGELDQYSLGWDLYLKQREDDEKRRHRERDNAEKKAAALMEQANKMRAKATKAVAAQNMAKRAERLLAGTEAQRVQDKVAALRFPKPAPCGKTPLRASGLSKNYGSLEVFTDVDLAIDKGTRVVVLGLNGAGKTTLLKLLAGVENPDTGQVEPGHGLKMGYYAQEHDTLDLDQTVLENMRHAAPDLNDSEVRGTLGSFLFQGDDVDKPARVLSGGEKTRLALATLVVSQANVLLLDEPTNNLDPASRREILNALKTYEGAVVLVTHDEGAVEALQPDKVLLLPDAVEDLWNPTYGDLVSMA; translated from the coding sequence ATGCGAATCGGCGCTCGCGTGCTGCTCCACCCAGCCACCTTCACCATCGGCAAGGGTGACCGCGTAGGCCTCGTCGGGCGTAATGGTGCTGGTAAAACCACCCTAACCAAGATTCTTGCGGGTGAGAGTCTCGCTTCTCATGGCTCCGTGACCCACAAGGGCACGGTCGGATACCTTCCTCAAGACCCGCGCACAGGAGACCTCGAACAACGAGCGCTCGATCGCATCCTGGCCGCAAGGGACCTCGAGGAGATCATTGCGAAACTGCGCGACGCCGAGAACGGCATGGCCAGCGGGGACCCGAAGGTCGCGGAGAGGGCGATGGACCGCTATCCGAAGGTTGAGGAGAGATTCAGGGCCGCTGGTGGGTACGCGGCGGAGTCCGAGGCCGCGCGAATCGCCGCCAACCTCGGCCTCGATGAGCGCGTGCTCGGCCAGCCCGTTGGCACCCTCTCCGGCGGCCAACGTCGGCGCGTAGAGCTCGCGAGAATTCTCTTTTCCGACGCCGAAACGCTGCTGCTTGACGAGCCGACGAACCACCTCGACGCCGATTCGATCGTGTGGCTCAGAAACTTCCTCTCGAACTACCCTGGCGGCCTCATCGTGATCTCTCACGATGTTGAACTCGTGCGTCAGGTCGTCACCAAGGTGTTCCACCTCGACGCCAATAGGGGAGAGCTCGACCAGTACTCGCTGGGATGGGACCTCTACCTGAAGCAGCGCGAGGACGATGAGAAGCGCAGGCACCGCGAGCGCGACAACGCCGAGAAGAAGGCCGCGGCGCTCATGGAGCAGGCCAACAAGATGCGCGCCAAGGCCACCAAGGCCGTCGCGGCCCAGAACATGGCCAAGCGCGCCGAGCGGCTGCTTGCAGGCACCGAGGCCCAGCGTGTTCAGGACAAGGTCGCCGCGTTGCGTTTCCCCAAGCCTGCCCCTTGCGGAAAGACCCCGCTGCGCGCGTCTGGCCTGTCGAAGAATTATGGCTCGCTCGAGGTCTTCACGGATGTCGACCTAGCGATCGACAAGGGCACGCGCGTCGTCGTCCTCGGCCTCAACGGCGCGGGGAAGACGACGTTGCTCAAGCTTCTCGCCGGCGTCGAGAACCCCGACACCGGCCAGGTCGAGCCCGGCCATGGTCTCAAGATGGGCTACTACGCGCAGGAGCACGACACCCTGGACCTGGATCAAACGGTGCTCGAGAACATGCGTCACGCCGCTCCCGACCTCAATGACTCGGAGGTGCGGGGGACGCTTGGCTCGTTCCTGTTCCAGGGAGACGATGTCGACAAGCCAGCGCGCGTGCTGTCGGGCGGAGAAAAGACGCGACTCGCGCTCGCGACTCTCGTGGTGAGCCAAGCGAACGTGTTGCTGCTCGACGAGCCGACCAACAACCTTGACCCGGCGAGCCGCAGGGAGATCCTGAACGCCCTCAAGACGTACGAGGGTGCCGTGGTGCTCGTGACCCACGATGAGGGCGCCGTCGAGGCCTTGCAGCCCGACAAGGTGCTGCTTCTGCCCGACGCGGTCGAGGACCTGTGGAACCCGACGTACGGCGATCTCGTGTCGATGGCCTGA
- a CDS encoding biotin transporter BioY, which translates to MPIRHALSTTNIALIAVFAGLVAASTLWPGAELVSGVPITLQTLAILLAGAALGPWRGAAAVALYLVVGTAGAPIFAGRVGGFAAWAGPTAGFLGGFVLAAFVTGWLVRRMRLRGQLTTTGIIGACAVGSLVVLNLIGWGFFSLRLHTSLADTVTFASPFLAGDIIKVFVAGSAAAAVHRAYPQLLGSVRSTPSAADSSALVATGTSAGSKSGA; encoded by the coding sequence ATGCCCATTCGTCACGCCCTTTCAACCACCAATATTGCGCTCATCGCGGTCTTCGCCGGCTTGGTTGCCGCGTCGACGCTGTGGCCGGGTGCCGAACTCGTATCCGGCGTGCCGATCACGCTCCAAACGCTCGCCATCTTGCTCGCGGGCGCCGCCCTCGGGCCGTGGCGAGGAGCCGCGGCCGTCGCGCTCTACCTCGTGGTCGGCACCGCGGGAGCGCCGATCTTCGCCGGCCGCGTCGGAGGCTTCGCGGCCTGGGCGGGTCCCACCGCTGGCTTCCTCGGCGGATTCGTGCTCGCGGCCTTCGTGACCGGCTGGCTCGTGCGCCGAATGCGACTTCGCGGCCAGCTCACCACCACGGGAATCATCGGCGCGTGCGCCGTCGGCTCGCTCGTGGTGCTCAACCTCATCGGTTGGGGATTCTTCTCGTTGCGTCTCCACACCTCGCTCGCGGACACTGTGACCTTCGCCTCTCCGTTCCTCGCGGGCGACATCATCAAGGTGTTCGTTGCGGGCAGCGCCGCGGCGGCCGTCCATCGCGCCTACCCGCAACTCCTCGGCTCGGTACGCTCCACTCCCTCCGCGGCCGACTCCTCGGCCCTCGTGGCCACTGGAACGAGCGCTGGCAGTAAGTCGGGCGCGTAG
- a CDS encoding energy-coupling factor ABC transporter ATP-binding protein, whose protein sequence is MIEFKEAAVVAPDTGVPILHPTTLTLDEPRITIIGANGSGKSTLARLINGLALPVSGSVHVDGLDTRKHGALVRRKVGFLFTDPSAQLIMPTALEDVMLSLRRVIRSKNERVKAAMAALEDIGLGDKGDVSVNALSGGQRQLLALAGVLTATPLVVVADEPTTLLDLRWKAHVGALLQALPIQLIEVTHDLEAATKAQRTLVIDEGSVVFDGDPSDAVAHYRNLMFRKTREPNA, encoded by the coding sequence ATGATTGAGTTCAAGGAAGCGGCCGTCGTCGCGCCCGATACGGGCGTTCCCATTCTCCACCCGACGACACTCACGCTCGATGAACCACGCATCACCATCATCGGCGCGAATGGGTCCGGCAAGTCGACGCTCGCGCGCCTCATCAACGGTTTGGCGCTTCCCGTTTCCGGATCGGTGCATGTCGACGGCCTCGACACCCGCAAGCACGGGGCTCTCGTGCGGCGCAAGGTGGGTTTCCTCTTCACGGATCCCTCGGCGCAGCTCATCATGCCCACCGCGCTCGAGGACGTCATGCTGTCGCTCCGGCGCGTCATCCGATCCAAGAACGAACGCGTCAAGGCCGCCATGGCGGCGCTTGAGGACATCGGCCTTGGCGACAAGGGCGACGTGTCCGTCAACGCCCTTTCGGGTGGCCAGAGGCAGCTCCTTGCGCTTGCGGGCGTGCTCACCGCGACCCCCCTGGTGGTGGTCGCCGACGAGCCGACGACGCTTCTGGACTTGCGTTGGAAGGCCCACGTTGGCGCCCTGCTGCAGGCCCTCCCTATCCAGCTCATCGAGGTCACTCACGACCTGGAGGCGGCCACGAAGGCCCAGCGCACTCTGGTGATCGACGAGGGATCGGTCGTCTTCGACGGGGATCCCTCCGACGCGGTCGCCCACTATCGCAACCTGATGTTCCGTAAGACGAGGGAGCCAAACGCGTGA
- a CDS encoding energy-coupling factor transporter transmembrane component T family protein: MNPAVGSYRAGASPLHRLPAWSKVLALFAWAVVTMIITDPVTAIGLCVAALLLLISILPPPKPTLKALGFILFVAAMTAFYQVYRGYVDAGIDIAADLVGLFALSLAVTGSTSMNDMLDFATRLARPFRRIVPPTIPGLMFAIMLRTIPEISRIMRESRDAARARGIRRNMTALMIPTATRTVGFALDLGAALHARGIGDEALADAPKRRRIRLTAPASTE; encoded by the coding sequence GTGAATCCGGCCGTCGGGTCCTACAGGGCGGGTGCCTCGCCCCTGCACCGCCTGCCCGCCTGGTCCAAGGTTCTCGCGTTGTTTGCGTGGGCCGTGGTGACCATGATCATCACGGATCCGGTGACCGCCATCGGCCTGTGTGTGGCGGCACTTTTGCTACTCATCAGCATTCTCCCTCCACCAAAGCCGACGCTCAAAGCACTCGGCTTCATCCTGTTCGTTGCGGCCATGACAGCGTTCTACCAGGTGTATCGGGGATACGTTGACGCCGGCATCGACATCGCCGCCGACCTCGTCGGGCTTTTTGCTCTCTCCCTCGCCGTCACCGGCTCGACGTCGATGAACGACATGCTCGACTTCGCGACCCGTCTCGCGCGCCCGTTCCGACGCATCGTTCCGCCCACGATTCCCGGCCTCATGTTCGCCATCATGCTTCGCACCATTCCGGAAATTTCGAGAATCATGCGCGAGTCGAGAGACGCCGCCAGGGCGCGCGGAATACGGCGCAACATGACGGCGCTCATGATTCCCACCGCAACTCGCACCGTCGGATTTGCCCTCGACCTCGGCGCGGCTCTGCACGCGCGCGGCATCGGAGACGAGGCCCTGGCTGACGCTCCCAAGCGCCGACGCATCCGCCTGACGGCCCCCGCAAGCACCGAGTAA
- the ypfJ gene encoding KPN_02809 family neutral zinc metallopeptidase, with the protein MSFNEGTRLDPNRVQRRGPGGATGGLAIGGGVGGLIIVILALILGFDPSLFNLDAGTSGTGGNQGVQDVTAQQDFNDRCMTGASANKYADCRVLAVVESLDAYWADALPAAGFSHELPGIVVFDRSTPTTCGTASSSTGPFYCPPDQTLYVNTTFFDSLSQFGYQNGNLAEAYVVAHEYGHHIENELGIFDIANRSGSGANSDSVKVELMADCLAGVWVGHAATTPDPDTGVPFLKPVTQDQLDNALAAAASVGDDRIQQTIQGEVTPHTFTHGTSQQRTDAFTTGYTNGTVAACDTFGVVGS; encoded by the coding sequence ATGAGTTTCAACGAGGGAACCAGGCTCGACCCCAACCGTGTTCAGCGCAGGGGCCCAGGCGGTGCCACGGGCGGCCTGGCGATCGGAGGCGGCGTTGGCGGCCTCATCATCGTGATCCTCGCGCTGATCCTCGGTTTTGACCCGTCGCTATTCAACCTGGATGCGGGCACCTCCGGCACTGGGGGCAACCAGGGCGTCCAAGACGTGACCGCTCAGCAGGACTTCAACGACCGTTGCATGACGGGCGCTTCAGCAAACAAGTATGCGGACTGCCGCGTGCTCGCCGTCGTCGAGTCGCTCGACGCGTATTGGGCCGATGCTCTTCCGGCCGCGGGCTTCTCGCACGAACTCCCTGGAATCGTGGTCTTCGACCGGTCCACGCCCACCACGTGCGGAACCGCGTCGTCGTCCACCGGTCCGTTCTACTGCCCTCCCGACCAAACCCTGTACGTCAACACGACCTTTTTTGACTCGTTGTCCCAGTTCGGCTACCAAAACGGCAATCTTGCCGAGGCATACGTCGTGGCACACGAATACGGTCACCACATCGAGAACGAGCTCGGCATCTTCGATATCGCGAATCGCTCGGGCTCCGGCGCGAACTCCGATTCGGTCAAGGTCGAGCTCATGGCGGACTGCCTCGCGGGCGTCTGGGTGGGCCACGCCGCCACCACGCCAGATCCCGATACCGGCGTGCCGTTCCTCAAGCCCGTCACGCAGGATCAGCTCGACAACGCCCTCGCGGCCGCGGCGTCCGTTGGCGACGACAGGATTCAGCAGACAATCCAGGGCGAGGTCACCCCGCACACGTTCACGCACGGCACGTCCCAGCAGCGCACGGACGCGTTCACGACCGGTTACACCAACGGCACCGTGGCGGCATGCGACACGTTTGGAGTGGTGGGCAGCTAG